From the Balearica regulorum gibbericeps isolate bBalReg1 chromosome 4, bBalReg1.pri, whole genome shotgun sequence genome, one window contains:
- the GIMD1 gene encoding GTPase IMAP family member GIMD1, translated as MAGSNEMTINLVVLGGTQTGKSAAGNSLLGSSDFESHLSPRSVTTCCSLGRSCRISRIIRRNGCELALRVRVLDTPSYPHSDLSKEQVRDIVRSALAHHFGEEGLHLALLVLRADLPLCPDESDHTTQFLQELLGPTWKDFTAVLFTHTDKTEEAGFSEEEYLHSASSTLLSLLSSVQHKYIFLNNQKSIIKEERAIVLRKLLNFIRQNNYQVLLLQHSKK; from the exons ATGGCAGGCAGCAACGAGATGACCATCAACCTTGTTGTTCTTGGAGGAACTCAGACTGGCAAAAGTGCTGCTGGGAACAGCCTGCTGGGCAGCTCAGACTTTGAGAGTCATCTCTCCCCAAGGTCTGTGACAACATGCTGCAGCCTTGGACGCAGCTGCCGCATTTCAAGGATTATACGAAGAAATGGCTGTGAGCTAGCTCTCCGTGTTCGAGTACTTGACACACCAAGCTACCCTCACAGTGATCTGAGCAAAGAGCAGGTGAGAGACATAGTGAGATCAGCCCTGGCTCACCACTTCGGGGAGGAAGGCCTGCATCTAGCTCTCTTGGTCCTGAGGGCTGACTTGCCTCTGTGTCCAGATGAAAGTGATCACACTACTCAATTCCTCCAG GAACTTCTGGGTCCCACATGGAAGGATTTCACCGCAGTTCTGTTTACTCACACAGACAAGACAGAAGAGGCTGGATTCAGTGAGGAAGAATACTTGCACAGTGCCTCAAGTACCCTGTTGTCACTTTTGAGCTCAGTACagcataaatacattttcctaaACAACCAGAAGAGCATAATTAAAGAGGAAAGAGCTATCGTGTTAAGAAAGCTCTTGAATTTTATAAGACAAAATAATTATCAAGTGCTTCTACTTCAACACAGCAAGAAATAA